The following coding sequences are from one Rutidosis leptorrhynchoides isolate AG116_Rl617_1_P2 chromosome 11, CSIRO_AGI_Rlap_v1, whole genome shotgun sequence window:
- the LOC139874357 gene encoding uncharacterized protein has translation MVSIIGFCDEKGEKVIINEYLAKGSLEMHLSKPTLTVVQRLKICIGVARALSYIHYEDGRSYSVIHRNINSSTILLNNKFEPKLSGFEYSIHRSVHEMDQVLIAEAIGTKGYVDPEIEKTGGVTYKSDIYSFGVVLYELLYMRKAFIPDVFDRFLAPLARFDYEHINRMDVIKPSPLFDKMGMRSCTTFMSAAYSCTNDERAQRPNMNSIVNELEEALELQLQYESLYIPNLKRATSQLSHMKIRLEDISLATDNFSETYFFLESMFYDVYRAELELWDKKNYGSVEERNTSESLKRCTIVIIKRLCPREDTLGEQVFATDIEMLTTCKHRNIVTLLGFCDEDNEKILVIEDASNGYLIDYLVKENDKDMSLLSWENRLKICLDVAYGLKYLHSEMEDQKSVIMHDFFTVSIALDENLRAKIVDFGLSMFLPPNREYLHLNSLCGNTFYMDPEYQATGKLRRESDVYSLGVILFELLCGRWAGDEMYTKESKAGLVYVARKCYLKGTLMEIIDPSIIKEATDDNNLVITKSPNKDSLDTFADIAYRCVDVYHNKRPSMEVVVKELEKALSFQANLFDYLYIPLSDILLATNNFSLEHRVFGDKYCTYYRAELEHFDQEKFGSVKEKNRSELPKKRSIVLIKRLCGEYKDGKELLFNEIQMLTTCNHPNIATLVGICDEFPEMILVFDIPIRDVLVNYLLHKEKLIILTWSKRLRICLDVAYGLKYLHYEKEDQKISHCGIFSSGVIIDENFRAKICDFSYYHLDKDFFRAAKRKRETDVISFGVLMLEIACGNFASDEIYTRSDGKRGLAYVAPKCFYNGTLKEMIDPIIKEESLENSFTLFRGPNEKSLDAFLKIAVACVDTTQDTLPTIKVVVEELEKALSYQENHKDPLRISLEDVQLATENFHEKHCVGHGGFGKVYEGKLPQSDHTIVAKLLDVKGGQGEKQFQNELQILFKYKHNNIIGLVGYCDEKNVKIIVYEYASRGSLDRYLNDTRLNWMTRLNICIDVATALDLLHRGVEKQATVIHRDIKTANILLNHDWRAKLADFGLSLISSIDKETDYVIERACGTPGYLDPLYFKTGFLTKESDIYSFGVVLFEILCGRSTFNIREHEGVYLPVFIKDKIENGLQDDVVFEGIKAQSNPEALNVFQMIAYRCLNEQREERPKANEVVEQLKKAMELQMSSGDRAASSSTTDVSNLLARLKVKCNIRDWKYFYRVISLSGEWMKVIVSKVNLNYVCLLKIDVFHRI, from the exons ATGGTCTCTATTATCGGGTTTTGTGATGAAAAAGGCGAGAAGGTAATCATAAACGAGTATTTGGCCAAGGGAAGCCTCGAGATGCATCTAAGCAAGCCAACCCTGACAGTGGTTCAAAGACTAAAGATATGTATTGGTGTTGCACGTGCATTAAGTTACATCCATTATGAGGATGGACGTAGTTACTCTGTGATACATCGTAACATTAATAGCTCTACAATCTTATTAAATAATAAGTTTGAGCCCAAGTTATCTGGCTTTGAATATTCCATTCATCGTTCAGTACATGAGATGGATCAGGTTCTCATCGCGGAAGCTATTGGTACAAAAGGGTATGTGGACCCAGAGATAGAAAAGACTGGAGGTGTGACGTACAAGTCGGACATCTACTCATTTGGTGTTGTTTTATATGAACTATTATATATGAGGAAAGCATTTATTCCAGATGTATTTGATAGGTTTCTAGCTCCACTGGCGAGATTTGATTATGAACACATTAATAGAATGGATGTGATCAAACCTTCCCCCCTATTTGATAAAATGGGCATGCGATCATGCACTACTTTCATGTCAGCAGCATATTCTTGCACAAATGATGAGCGAGCACAACGCCCAAATATGAACTCTATTGTGAATGAACTTGAGGAAGCGTTGGAGCTTCAACTGCAGTATGAAAGTCTTTAT ATACCCAACTTGAAACGCGCGACATCTCAACTCAGTCACATGAAGATTAGACTCGAGGATATAAGTTTAGCCACCGACAACTTTTCTGAGACATACTTTTTCCTAGAATCTATGTTCTATGATGTATATAGAGCAGAACTTGAACTATGGGATAAAAAGAATTATGGCTCTGTGGAAGAGAGGAATACAAGTGAAAGTCTCAAGAGATGCACCATTGTCATTATCAAACGCCTATGCCCTAGAGAAGACACATTAGGAGAACAAGTATTCGCTACAGACATTGAAATGCTTACAACTTGTAAGCATCGCAACATAGTCACTCTACTTGGATTTTGTGATGAGGATAATGAAAAGATCCTTGTTATTGAGGATGCTTCTAATGGATACCTTATTGATTATTTGGTAAAAGAAAACGACAAAGACATGTCTCTTCTTAGTTGGGAAAATCGTCTGAAAATATGCCTTGATGTTGCATATGGATTAAAATACCTACATAGTGAGATGGAAGACCAAAAGTCGGTGATAATGCATGATTTCTTTACAGTCTCAATTGCTTTAGATGAGAATTTAAGGGCAAAGATTGTTGACTTTGGGCTCTCGATGTTCCTTCCTCCTAACCGAGAATATCTTCATTTGAATTCATTATGTGGCAATACATTTTACATGGATCCAGAATATCAGGCGACAGGTAAGTTAAGAAGAGAATCAGATGTATATAGTTTGGGAGTAATTTTGTTTGAACTTCTATGTGGAAGGTGGGCTGGCGATGAAATGTACACAAAGGAGAGTAAAGCTGGGCTGGTATATGTGGCACGCAAATGCTACCTTAAGGGAACGCTAATGGAAATAATAGatccttcgataattaaggaagcaACTGACGACAACAATTTAGTTATAACTAAAAGTCCCAACAAAGATTCTCTAGACACATTTGCAGATATTGCATATCGGTGTGTGGATGTATATCATAATAAACGTCCATCAATGGAAGTCGTTGTCAAAGAGCTTGAGAAAGCATTATCGTTTCAA GCAAATCTCTTTGACTACCTTTATATTCCACTCAGCGAcatattgttggccaccaataactTCTCTCTGGAACACCGCGTTTTTGGTGACAAATATTGTACTTATTACAGAGCAGAACTTGAGCATTTTGATCAAGAAAAGTTTGGCTCCGTTAAAGAGAAGAATAGAAGTGAACTACCGAAGAAACGGTCCATTGTACTTATTAAACGCCTCTGTGGAGAATACAAAGATGGAAAAGAGTTACTATTTAATGAAATTCAAATGCTTACAACTTGTAATCATCCTAACATAGCCACTCTTGTTGGGATTTGTGATGAATTTCCCGAGATGATCCTCGTTTTTGATATTCCTATTCGTGACGTCCTTGTTAATTATTTGTTGCACAAAGAGAAGTTAATTATTCTTACATGGTCAAAACGTTTAAGAATATGCCTTGATGTTGCATATGGGTTAAAGTACCTACATTATGAGAAAGAAGACCAAAAGATATCACATTGTGGTATTTTTAGCAGTGGAGTTATTATAGATGAAAATTTTCGGGCAAAGATTTGTGATTTTAGCTATTATCACCTAGATAAAGATTTTTTTAGGGCGGCTAAACGTAAAAGAGAAACGGATGTAATTAGTTTCGGAGTACTTATGCTTGAGATTGCATGTGGGAATTTTGCCTCTGATGAAATTTACACTAGGAGTGACGGCAAAAGAGGACTGGCATATGTGGCCCCAAAATGCTTCTACAATGGAACACTAAAGGAAATGATAGACCCTataataaaagaagaaagtctTGAAAACAGTTTTACCCTGTTTAGGGGTCCCAACGAAAAATCTCTTGATGCATTTTTGAAAATTGCAGTTGCATGTGTGGATACCACTCAAGACACACTTCCAACAATAAAAGTTGTTGTAGAGGAGCTCGAGAAAGCCTTATCATATCAG GAAAACCATAAAGACCCCTTGAGGATTTCACTTGAAGACGTACAATTAGCCACTGAAAACTTCCATGAGAAACATTGTGTGGGCCATGGAGGGTTTGGGAAGGTTTATGAAGGAAAACTTCCACAAAGTGATCATACAATTGTGGCAAAACTATTGGATGTAAAGGGTGGTCAGGGGGAAAAACAATTTCAGAATGAGCTTCAAATTCTTTTCAAGTATAAGCACAATAACATCATCGGTCTTGTAGGATATTGTGACGAAAAGAATGTAAAAATCATTGTGTATGAGTATGCGTCAAGAGGAAGTCTTGATAGGTACTTGAATGATACTCGTCTCAATTGGATGACACGACTTAACATATGCATTGATGTTGCAACCGCGCTGGATTTGCTTCATCGAGGAGTGGAAAAACAAGCAACGGTGATACATAGGGATATCAAAACCGCTAACATTCTGCTAAACCATGATTGGAGAGCAAAACTTGCTGATTTTGGGCTTTCTTTAATAAGTTCAATAGATAAGGAGACTGACTACGTAATCGAACGTGCATGCGGCACACCGGGCTACTTGGACCCACTTTACTTTAAAACAGGTTTCTTAACCAAAGAATCTGATATATATTCGTTTGGTGTCGTTTTATTTGAGATCTTATGTGGAAGATCAACATTTAATATCCGAGAACATGAAGGTGTGTATCTACCGGTTTTCATCAAAGACAAAATAGAAAATGGACTTCAAGATGACGTTGTCTTTGAGGGTATAAAAGCACAGAGCAATCCGGAAGCATTGAATGTATTTCAGATGATTGCCTACAGGTGCTTAAATGAGCAAAGAGAAGAACGACCAAAAGCAAATGAAGTCGTGGAACAACTTAAGAAGGCAATGGAATTACAA ATGTCGAGTGGTGATAGAGCTGCTTCTTCTTCCACAACTGATGTATCTAATTTACTTGCAAGATTGAAAGTCAAATGTAATATTCGTGACTGGAAGTACTTCTACAGGGTT ATTTCATTGTCCGGTGAATGGATGAAGGTTATTGTGTCAAAAGTCAACTTGAATTATGTGTGTTTACTTAAAATAGACGTCTTTCATAGAATTTGA